In the Calditrichota bacterium genome, GAGGGCTCGCGACATAAGTCGGGCCTGTAGCCCGACCTGTTGGTCGCCCATATCGCCCTCTATTTCGACCTTCGGCACCAATGCCGCGACTGAGTCCACCACGACGACGTCGATGGCTCCCGACCGGACAAGGGTCTCGGCAATGTCAAGTGCCTGCTCACCGGTATCGGGCTGGCTGATCAGGAGATTGGCGGTATCGACACCGAGGGCTAAAGCGTAACTCGGATCGAGGGCATGTTCGGCATCAATGAAGGCGGCCTGCCCCCCGGCGCGCTGAGCATTTGCAATGATGTGCAATGCTAATGTCGTTTTGCCCGACGATTCGGGTCCGAAGATCTCGACCACCCGACCGCGCGGGACACCGCCTACACCGAGTGCAGTGTCGAGCGATAGCGAGCCGGTCGGGATCACATCGACCTTGATGCGCATCGACTCGTCGCCAAGTCGCATAACCGACCCACGGCCGTATTGCTTCTCGATCTCGGCCATTGCCAGTTCGAGCGACCGGATCCGGTCGGAGACCTTATCCGCCATTGTGTTGACCTATGCTATGTTAATGAAAAGTGAGAGGAGTAGATGGATCTTTACCCATCTGAGATTTGTCTGTGTAGCGCGATCCTGCCTTCTACGCGATACTCCGCCCCCGAAGGTTTCAGTTGACTTGACATTACGAGCACTTCGCCGGCAGTCCATTCAACACGTTCGAAGACCACACTCCCGAACCGGGCGGGAAGTTCACAATCCTGGTCGAGCGACTTCACTCGACCTACGGTCAGGTGCGGGTGATAGGCGCGCTCTTCAGGCGGGAAGTCTTTCCCGGCAAGTCGCATATCGATGTCGGCTTGCAACGACATTAACATTGTCGAAGGTTCGATCCCGAGCCAGAGCACTTTGGGATGCGCAAGCCGGGGGAATCCACCCGGTCTGGTCGTCGCGAGTTTGACGGACGACCGGCCATCCGAGGCAACCTCTACCGCCTTGATGATATCAGGCAGTCGCCTCTCTTCGATCTCACCCAGGAACTTGAGCGTCAGGTGGATGCCCTCCGGACGGGTCCATGAGACGCTGGCTTTCCGAATCCGCCGCAGTTCACGCTGGCAGTCGGCAATGGCAGTCTTGACTATCGCCGGGACTTCAAGTGCGATGAAGGTGCGGATCACTCATCCTTCGATTCGTTCATTACACCCACCACCTCCCGCAGCGCCTCCTCAAGCCGCATTGGTTCGTCGGTGCCAATCCGGAAGACTCCGCCTCGTTTCATACGCAGTTCGACGGCATCAAGCCCCGAGACATTATACATCCATCCGCCCGGGATCGCGCGTATTCCCCAGCCCCACCACCATTGGTTACGCACCGCCTGCACCGACCCAATCTCCAACCGGGGAATGGTCCGCCTTATCCAGCCGGGGCCGAAGGAGACGGTTACCGACTTCTCATCGATCACTACCTCCAGACTGCCGAGGAGCCATGCCGCCAGCACCAGTATCCCTGCAACAAGAGGCAGAAAGAGTTCCAGTTCCGGTGTAACCATCGCAAACGGCAAAATCCCAACCGCACCGAAGATCATCAGCATCTGCAGAAGCCGGGCTTTCTGGCGGTGGCGGTAGAGTTCCATGACTTAGCCGAGGTCTTCCGACCATCGCTCTTCCTTACGCATCCCCTCAAGGAAATCGTCGAGCGACCGTTTGCCTTTCACCACCTCGTAGAAATCCCCGGTGATACCGATCCACTTCATCAGGACGTCGGGATCGGTGTCGAGGCGAATGATGAAGACGAGCGTGTCGTTGCCAAGATCGCCGACGCCTTCACTGCCGATGTAAGCGGCGAACTGCTCGATCAGTCGGCGGCCGGATTCGCGCGACTCGGTCAGCGTTATCCTTGGCACCTTGCGCAAGATCGAGGTCCGGAAGGTCGTCGAAATCTGGATGTTGTGCTGCGGGGTGCCGAGCATCCCGGCGAGGGTCTTTTCGGCTTCGCGGGCGACCAGTTTCTTTCCACCGCAACCGCCAAGTGCAGTTGTTATCGCGGTCAAAGTCAGGAGACCGAAGACCGCAGCAGTAAAACTGTAGGGATGTTTCACAAATCATCCTCCCCCATCGATTGAAACGAACTTATTTATAGTGGTTAGTGTCAGACGGATACCAACACTTTCATGCGTGATAGACTTCCTCTTTATCTTCGAACCTACCCCAAAGCCCGGTCGATGATCGCAACGCCCTCAGCGGCTTCAACGGCCGTCAGATTGAGAGCCGGACGGAAGCGGATCGACCGTTCTCCGGAGTTCAGCACCAACAGGCCGGCGTCGAAGAGACGCTTGCGGAGGTCGTTTCGCTCGGCGGTTGAGGGAAGATCGAAAGCACACATTAGACCCCGGCCGCGGGCGTTGGAGACTTTGCCGGCATGGCGTGCCTGCAAGGTGTGCAGTTCCTTAAGCAGGATTTCACCGACCTGTCGGGCATTTCCGACCAGATCATCCTCCGCGATGATCTCAAGATAACGCTCTGCGCGCACCATATCGACGAGGTTGCCGCCCCAGGTCGAGTTGATCCGGCCGGAAGTGTTGAAGACGTTATGCTCCACGCGGTCTATGGCAGTCGAGCAGAGGAAACCGCAAACCTGCATCTTCTTGCCGAAGCAGAGCATGTCCGGCTCGAGCCCGAACTGTTCATAAGCCCACATCGACCCGGTCAAACCGACGCCGGTCTGGACTTCATCGACGATGAAGAGTATGTCGTTCTCCCGGCAGAGGTTCTGCAATTCGTGCAGGAACTCGCCGCGAAAATGGTTGTCGCCGCCTTCGCCCTGGATAGGTTCGACGATGCAGGCAGCAAGGTCGGGGCCATAGTGATGAATGGCGTGCCTGGCTTGCTTCAAAGCGCGCTTTTCGCGCAGCAGAAGGTCTTCATGCACTGCACCTTCATCCGGGAACCTAACGGCTGGAGCGTCGATGCGAGGCCAGTCGAACTTGGGAAAGCGCTCGGTCTTAACCGGATCGGTGTTGGTAAGCGACATCGTGTAGCCGGTCCGGCCGTGGAAGGCTTTGCGCAGATGGAGTATCCGTGTTCCCAACCCGCGGGTATCGCCGCGTTCGTGGTTAAGTTGGGCTTTCCAGTCGAAAGCAGCCTTGATCGCATTCTCAATCCCCAACGCTCCGCCGGCGACCATGAAAAGGTGCGGCAATCGAGCCGGCGCTGCGATCCGGTAGAATGTTTTGACGAACTGCGCCTTCATTTCAGTGAACAGGTCGGAGTTCGTAACATTGTTTAGTGCCGCGAGATGGAGTCTCTCTTTAAACACCTGATCGGCCATCTTGGGATGATTGAAACCGATCGGATTGGAAGCAAAACAGGAGTAGAAGTCGAGCAGATAGCGGTCGGCGAGCGAGTCGTATAGACGGCTGCCGGATGACTTCTTCAAGTCAAGGACGAACTCGAAGCCGTCACCGATGAGATGCTCGCGAATGGTCGAGATGACATCCCGGGGGGCAATTGATGTTGACATTGGTCGCCTGGTGAAGGGAATTAATCCAGTTTAGGTTAGGGTATGAACTCAGAAGTCTGAGACTCGAATTGAGGCGGCACTGTTGCGCTGCAGCGTCAGCCAGATGCCCGTCATTCACCTCGAACTTCGAATGGTGCAACCTTTACCCTGCTACGTTTCTCCCTTACGCCAGCCGCGAAGGAGCAATTTGCGATTCTGCTTGGTCATTGAAGATGATTCAGTAGAGGAACGGAATCAAGCGTTTGCGTCTCCCGGCGTAGTCTTCCCATCCGGGAAGATGCTTGCGAAGAAGGCGTTCCTCATAGTGTAATTTGATGAAAATGATGGTCAAGAGCCCTCCCCAAACAGCAAGACCTTGCACTAAAGGTAGTTCCACCTGCCAGCCAAAGGTAAGGAGGAGCACTCCGAGATACATTGGATGCCGGATGAACCGGTAAGGACCACGGGAAACTAACATGGAGCCCGGCGCCGGATGCGGGGTCACCCGAAACCGACTGGCGCGCATCGCTGCAACAGCCCAGACTCCGACGGCGGTTCCAACGATAATGCAGATCCGACCTACCGGTGGATCCGGCCAAAGACTTCCCCTCCAGCCCAGGTAGATCGTCGCTGCAAACTGCAGGGTGACGATCGCATACCCGACGATACGGCTTACTTCGAAAGGTCCTCCGCCCAAAAGTCGAGTGCGTCGGGAAGGTTCTCGGTAAAGCCGCGTTCCTCATAGCGGATAATCCCCTCCCGGTCGATGGCGCAGATGTAAGGGATGCCTTCGAAACCATAGACCTTGGCGAGGTCGTCGGGTGCATACAGGAGTTCCATTGCGTAGTTGCGGTCAGTCATGAACTTCTTCGCCGACCGCCCGCCATTGTCCCAGATATTAATGGAGAAGACGCGGACGCCTTCGGGCTTGCGCTCTTTGACGAACTTGTCAAGGTGCGGCATAGCCATTTTGCAAGGACCGCACCAGGTAGCCCAAAAATCGAGGATGACGATCTGGCCGCGCAGATCCGAGAGGGCTACCCGATTGCCATTGGCGTCATCAAGCGTCCAGTCGGGAGCCAGTCGGTCGAGGCGGCCGGCGCGCATCGCGTCACGGCGCTTTTCAGATCCGGCTTTGCGATTGGCATCGACAGCGACGAGGATGGCGGTCCAGCGCGGGTCGGCTCTTAGTGAGGAGAACTCATAGGCTGACTCGACTCCGCTGCGAATATCAAAACCCGCTGCAAGAGCGCGGTATAAGGCTTCGTAGGCGGAGTCGGTCTGACCCCGTGACGCTCGACTTTTCGCCAACAACAGTAAGATGTCCGGAGTCTTTAGGTTCCCTGCCAACGACTCTACGCTGCGCTCGAGTTCATCAAATGCACCGGCTTGCAGTAAGGCAAGGTGTAGATTCCATTCCAGATACTGCGCCTTCTCATTCGGACCGAAACCGGACTGGTCAGGCATCGCTCCTATCCAGGACTCAAGTATAGCACGCGCTGCGGTATAATTGCCAAGCCCGGCGGAGATTCTCGCCTCCATAACCGGCGACTGCCATTCTGGATCCTGCGCTTTGATCTGCTTTGTGGTTGCTTCGGCTCCAGCGTAGTCGGACTTGAAGAGTCGATACTCCATCAGGAGCGTAAGCGGGAGGTTGTCGCGGCTGACTTCGGTAAACTTCTGAAAAGCCTTGCCGTCCCGTTCGAGTTCCGCCTTCAGTGCCTCATAATGAGGTTCCCCCGGAGTCTTGCGGAAGAGTTCCTGGCTATAAGTAACGGTCAAAAGGCGGTAACCATAGGGCCACTTGGGTTCGAGTTCAATGGCGCGACGTCCGAGCCGCACTTTTTCAACAGCCGGTTCGGCGACTCGGCCATAGAGATAGGCATACCGTGCCGACTTTGGCTTCTTTCCGTAGATTTCACTTAGCCAGGCAGCGAGACCTCCTTCGTCGAGGGCTCGCCACTGGTCCTGAGCCTCGCGAGCAACATCGATGTCGGGGGCGCTTTCGACGAACCGGCGGCAGACCTCTATCATCGCTTCGGAAGTCGCCGCAACTTCGAATTGCTGTTTGAACGTCTCTCTGGAGTAGTCGGCTCCTTTCAAAGGTCCAGAGCCAATCGTCGTCATTAAGCAAGCGGCAAGTGCGATAGTCTGAACCGCGTGCGGCCGGGACTTAAGGGGCATCAGTGCTCCATTGGTGGGATCGGTATTGCACTTATGAGCATTTAGTTAAGTTACGGCGGAATGGCTCAAAAGACAAGGGGAAGGTAGAGGTTCGGGTCGATAGGAGTTAAGACTTGGCGGGCGGGATGAATCCCGCCCGCCAAAGCCGATAGGTTAACGCC is a window encoding:
- a CDS encoding L-lysine 6-transaminase; this translates as MSTSIAPRDVISTIREHLIGDGFEFVLDLKKSSGSRLYDSLADRYLLDFYSCFASNPIGFNHPKMADQVFKERLHLAALNNVTNSDLFTEMKAQFVKTFYRIAAPARLPHLFMVAGGALGIENAIKAAFDWKAQLNHERGDTRGLGTRILHLRKAFHGRTGYTMSLTNTDPVKTERFPKFDWPRIDAPAVRFPDEGAVHEDLLLREKRALKQARHAIHHYGPDLAACIVEPIQGEGGDNHFRGEFLHELQNLCRENDILFIVDEVQTGVGLTGSMWAYEQFGLEPDMLCFGKKMQVCGFLCSTAIDRVEHNVFNTSGRINSTWGGNLVDMVRAERYLEIIAEDDLVGNARQVGEILLKELHTLQARHAGKVSNARGRGLMCAFDLPSTAERNDLRKRLFDAGLLVLNSGERSIRFRPALNLTAVEAAEGVAIIDRALG
- a CDS encoding TlpA family protein disulfide reductase, with amino-acid sequence MPLKSRPHAVQTIALAACLMTTIGSGPLKGADYSRETFKQQFEVAATSEAMIEVCRRFVESAPDIDVAREAQDQWRALDEGGLAAWLSEIYGKKPKSARYAYLYGRVAEPAVEKVRLGRRAIELEPKWPYGYRLLTVTYSQELFRKTPGEPHYEALKAELERDGKAFQKFTEVSRDNLPLTLLMEYRLFKSDYAGAEATTKQIKAQDPEWQSPVMEARISAGLGNYTAARAILESWIGAMPDQSGFGPNEKAQYLEWNLHLALLQAGAFDELERSVESLAGNLKTPDILLLLAKSRASRGQTDSAYEALYRALAAGFDIRSGVESAYEFSSLRADPRWTAILVAVDANRKAGSEKRRDAMRAGRLDRLAPDWTLDDANGNRVALSDLRGQIVILDFWATWCGPCKMAMPHLDKFVKERKPEGVRVFSINIWDNGGRSAKKFMTDRNYAMELLYAPDDLAKVYGFEGIPYICAIDREGIIRYEERGFTENLPDALDFWAEDLSK
- the thpR gene encoding RNA 2',3'-cyclic phosphodiesterase, producing MIRTFIALEVPAIVKTAIADCQRELRRIRKASVSWTRPEGIHLTLKFLGEIEERRLPDIIKAVEVASDGRSSVKLATTRPGGFPRLAHPKVLWLGIEPSTMLMSLQADIDMRLAGKDFPPEERAYHPHLTVGRVKSLDQDCELPARFGSVVFERVEWTAGEVLVMSSQLKPSGAEYRVEGRIALHRQISDG
- the recA gene encoding recombinase RecA → MADKVSDRIRSLELAMAEIEKQYGRGSVMRLGDESMRIKVDVIPTGSLSLDTALGVGGVPRGRVVEIFGPESSGKTTLALHIIANAQRAGGQAAFIDAEHALDPSYALALGVDTANLLISQPDTGEQALDIAETLVRSGAIDVVVVDSVAALVPKVEIEGDMGDQQVGLQARLMSRALRKLTGTVSKSNTCFIFINQIRMKIGQMWGNPETTPGGVALKFHATVRMDIRRIGAIKDGTEMVGNRTRVKVVKNKVAPPFREVEFDILYGKGISSLGEVVDLGIEAGVLKRSGTWYSYGEERLGQGRDRVMSLLLENPDLKEAIEGKVREALKVHKV
- a CDS encoding isoprenylcysteine carboxylmethyltransferase family protein, producing MGGGPFEVSRIVGYAIVTLQFAATIYLGWRGSLWPDPPVGRICIIVGTAVGVWAVAAMRASRFRVTPHPAPGSMLVSRGPYRFIRHPMYLGVLLLTFGWQVELPLVQGLAVWGGLLTIIFIKLHYEERLLRKHLPGWEDYAGRRKRLIPFLY